The genome window acaacaataaatactagcttaaataacaacatatataaatcaaacaaaaataagacaagaccaaacaacaacaagcgaacaaattatttaaaaaaaagcctattataaaacaaaaagataaaaattgctaatcatttaaatttgtaGACCATGCaacctattcaataaaataatccctaatttcatttttccttaaaaaatagtactaagaaaaatattgtggttatGAGTTCTCTTTGATGGTGATGATAATTATACTCTTTTTGACTTTGCAAACAATTTTGCTCTCCTTAGTGATTTGACTTGCAATTGTAGAAAATATTCAAGTTATCGCTTTATaagattttgtataattaaaatttcttagtgaccaccttaaaaaatatttttagagcCGCCACTGCTTGTGGGTTAGGGGTATTGATTTCGTTGATTGGTGTATTATGTGTCGTCGTTATGGGGAGATAGTGGATAATTTGTTGTTACATTGTGTGAAGGCTTATAGGTTGTGGAACTTTGTCTTTAATACTTTTGGAATTTCGTGGGTTCTCTCACATTCGGTGACAGATTTTCtatttggttggtggaattggttggggaagcatTCATCttacatttggaatttagtttccttatgcttgatgtggtgtatttggaggaaACGAAATCGGCAAACTTTTGAGGACTTAGATAGATCCGATGACCAATTGTTTACTCTCTTTTCTTATTCCCTTTTTGATTGATCTAGAGGTTGGGGACTCGcatctagtgattctctccctttgCTCCTTAGCTCTCTCTTCCGTTGTAATTAGTGCTTCTTTTACGTTCttgtttttctatctttttttgttctttttgttatgCTTTGTGCTCATTTGCATTTAGCagttttttgaatatacatctttcttacctataaaaaaaaaaataaaaaatgctaagctacaatatttgtttccttttcaaAATAATCTAAtcttaaaaatatcaatttttaaaaggaCACCATTTACTAAATCAACCCCTaactttaaaacaaaaagatactAGTTCTCATATTAGGatcttctaaaaaattaaattttaggattattttaacaaaatttttttaacaattttttttttaaactcctatcaatcaaattaaaaataaatgggcatcagcatttttaaattttgataacaaaaattactCAAGAACTCtaaagaattttaattaatattttataatatggGACGAAGTAACAACCTTATACTAGTAGGTTCTAGTTAATTTGTTTGATATCTTTTATGGTTGGATAAGAATATAAGATATcgcatctttttcttttttgttaaatgaaatcttttttgttttttcacttttttattaatcatatatatatatatatatatatatatatatggaaaatacGAGAATGTTTGAAATTTCTAATCCATGTTGCTTCcgaaggaagaaaataaaattaaaaaaaaacacagaaataAGACCGAACATTCTAGCTTATTAAAGTCAAGATTCGACTACACGTGTCGTTCTGCCACTCTCAAACAacaggtatatatataaatcatttcCCATTCATCAGAACAAACTAGAAACTCGAAACCAGGCCATTCTCgttccttcttctctctctctctcacattcttCATTCATTCAATCGTCTTCCAaggtaactctctctctctctctctgtgcgtGTCTCTGTAGCAGTGTTGGGTTTTTGTAAGTTTAATTCCTTACTTCCTTTgaattcaaaaacatataacttattttcttttcctacaTTTCCGAGAAACTTAATTACCGTAGAGAGCATCACGTAGATTTTGGATTATAACTGTTTCTTACTGTTTTCTCTCacggttttaattttttaattttttttatcaaacatAGTGATAACACGTTTCCATAAGTCTCTGTATATAATGCTTGTTACAAAGAGAATGTTTCCTGAATTTGGCTGTTTTTGATTTgttagtttattaattaaatttgataattacttTTGTTATCCTCATTTTTTGATGATGTGTCAACCTAGTATGTCTTTTGAGTATCTCGGGTTGGGTTTCTGtatcattcttttcttttcacacTTTTTCTCTGCAGTGAAAGTGAAACATAGCAGAATAGcacaatcatttttttaatttttaatttttaattaattttttttttttatgttgaatgTTTCTGTCTTTAGCATTTGATTTTGTCAGCTTGATGATAAATAAAATTCAGAGCTCTGTCTCAGAAATCAAATAGACCTTAAAGTCAATCTTAACGATTCTGCTTATTGAAAAGTCATTCTTTTTGCAAACACTTGATTTGCTGGTTTCATGATCATTTGTAAtcgggtgtttttttttttttttatgctaaatctctcatatttttgttcttCCAAGAACAATAACCTCTTGATTCGAGGTCAATATGCCACGGATTTGTAAGCATTGCTAaattgttttgttaattttttataaatgaaattaaCACAGAAGATACAAGttaaattagtattatttttcaCCAATTCTCAACTTTGTTTGCCAACCAAGCAGATTTGTACTTGAAATGCAGAGGTTTTTTGAATGTTAGTTGTTTCTtattctgggtttattttttttagaggcaTTGGCACAATACGATATGCAGAGGGGAAGAGAAGGTGAAGATAGTTTCTTTCACCCGGATGACCTATTGGGTGGTTTCCAGGGCTTTGGATCCCGTAGAAGTATGACGCCGAGCCTTTTTGGAAATAGGGATCCGTTTGATGATCCCTTTTTCACTCGCCCCTTTGGAAGTTTGTTTGATTCTGGCATGTTTGGTTCAAGTGATCCAGCCATTGGCAAAGATCAGATCAGTAGAGCCAAGGGAATAACAATAGAAGAATTAAACTCTGATGATGAGGGACAAAATGAGGAAGATGCAGGCACTGGGGCTGAGAAAGATGATCGTCAAAAGCATTCTTGGTCAGGCATAGAACCTTCTGTTGAGCTtccagatgatgatgatgatgttgatggtAATTGAacatatttgttttgtttactgGTACATTGTGAATTCTCTATTTTATcttgggattttttttgtttaatactaaTTGATAATGACTGCTGTGGTTGATTTTGTAGAGACAAAGAGCAAGAGTGTGACGTCTTGGAATGACCATAACAAGGTTGAAGGAGCACGTTCCCAATCCAGCAAGGTCAGCATGCAGACTCGTAGAGTCACATATGGTGGCGTTGATGGAGCATATTACTCTTCTACAAGAACTACACGGACAGGTGGTGATGGGGTAAGTAACTTTTTGAAGGGCAAGTTGATCCactgtttatttttatttatttatttatttctcggTTTAATGTTGTGATTTTGAATCAGGTGGTGGTTGAGGAAACCAAGGAAGCAGATAGAACAACAGGTCAAGCTTCACACAGGATCTCTAGAGGAATTCATGATAAGGTAGCTGGGGTTATACAGTTAATTAGAGGACCACGATTACGACAGCTCTATTCCAAAAATctcaattttaggttgatcaagCTTTTGgaataaatgataaataaaaagagaatgtTTCTAATGGATAACCCATCCCTTTATCCATTGTTGGTGCCTGGTGCAGTGTGTTAGTGCACTTGGTCCTCAATTATTCTTTCACCTACATGTATATTCTCATTATTTTGACTTGGGAGATTTAAAACCCAAGAATAAATTCCCTAAAATTTATAACAACCATTTCACCTGCACAATTTTTGATCAAGATGTGATTGAGCTATATATGTTTTTATCATACTGTCCTTAGTTGATCCATTTAATATATAACTTGACCTCATGTGGTTCACAGTTAATTTCCTTCTTTAAGCCCTTGTGGATAAAAGTTGATGTATGAAAGCATAAGGAAATGGTCTCTATATTATTAGACATGGAAATGTAGTTGTGTTGATTAAGATGGTTACATTGCTTATGCAGGGTCACTCAGTTACAAAGAAGCTTAATTCAGATGGTAAGGTGGATACGTTGCAAACTTTACACAATTTGAATGAAGGTTTGTTCCTTCTATCTTTCTTGATTATTTAGAGGCAGATTGTGTTTTATGCCATCGTTCAGCCATAGGACTAATGTTTTGATGCTTATTCCAGACGAGCTTGCTGGTTTTGAAGAAGCATGGAAAGGTAATGTTAAGGGGCATTTGCCTGGCTGGGAACATGGATTTCATATGCATGGCAATGCAGGTAAATATTGTCTTTGTTTCTCATTGTAAATTTGTTGCAATTAGATGATATTTATagccacaaaacaaaaactaagctTTTTAGAGAATTCATTGTTTGAGACCTATAGAGTGTTTGATTACACACACCATAGGGAGAGGGAATTTTTGAGGCCTTTAATCactctaattttttattgcattacACTTTCACCTGTTCTGGAAATGTGGCTCAATTTAGCTGAGCCTTTAAGCCCAACTAATTGTAATTATAGCtggaaatgtaaaaaaaattcatttagttTGATAGGTACTTTTGAATAACTTGGCCATACTTAAATAGATGATTGATAAAAACAATTGGGAGTAGTGATCATTGGTATGTCTTAGCCACCGGTCTTTACTACTAGATTCTACCTCTAGTGTGTATTCAAAATTAATTCCATTTCAACTGGGGGCTTTCAGGTAGTAGCATACACCAGAGGACCTTTTGCTACTTATGTCAAGAAAGtttaagggggtgtttggtttgtgtttttaaacaaccattttcagtttttaaacaacatttcacGCATTTCAACGcatttttttacccacacgtatttccacaaatgttttcaaacaacaattttcagtttttaaacacataccaaacggaccctaagctGTCTAAACTGTGAAACATAGAAGGTCATAATTGTCTGGAATCTAGGACTGCATGCTTGTCACTGTGTAATGTTGAGGgtccttttgtttattttcaataTCTTTAGGTA of Quercus lobata isolate SW786 chromosome 8, ValleyOak3.0 Primary Assembly, whole genome shotgun sequence contains these proteins:
- the LOC115954734 gene encoding myeloid leukemia factor 1; its protein translation is MQRGREGEDSFFHPDDLLGGFQGFGSRRSMTPSLFGNRDPFDDPFFTRPFGSLFDSGMFGSSDPAIGKDQISRAKGITIEELNSDDEGQNEEDAGTGAEKDDRQKHSWSGIEPSVELPDDDDDVDETKSKSVTSWNDHNKVEGARSQSSKVSMQTRRVTYGGVDGAYYSSTRTTRTGGDGVVVEETKEADRTTGQASHRISRGIHDKGHSVTKKLNSDGKVDTLQTLHNLNEDELAGFEEAWKGNVKGHLPGWEHGFHMHGNAGSSSREQGKDIWGGWALPSMEQPWKAEGMGSNNEARSNSSAGRTKKVVRINIE